A genomic stretch from Pontivivens ytuae includes:
- a CDS encoding alpha/beta hydrolase produces the protein MLDGYVHLHRAPSEEGAPTLVLFHGTGGSKEDIAGLGQHLAPKAGLLAMDGDVSEFGARRFFRRTGEGVYDMEDLALRTAAMGRFLDGALAQYAVEQPIGLGYSNGANILANLMISGWAGVKRAVLMHPLIPFAPDWPDLSGVSVLVTAGERDPICPPALTRQLVEGLRGAGAEVAEHWHPGGHEITQDEVEAVRGWL, from the coding sequence ATGTTGGACGGATATGTTCATCTGCACCGCGCGCCCTCGGAGGAGGGCGCGCCGACCCTCGTGCTCTTCCACGGCACCGGCGGGTCGAAGGAAGATATCGCGGGCCTCGGTCAGCACCTCGCTCCCAAGGCGGGCCTGCTGGCGATGGACGGCGACGTCTCCGAATTCGGCGCCCGCCGCTTCTTCCGCCGCACCGGCGAAGGGGTCTACGACATGGAGGATCTCGCGCTGCGCACCGCGGCGATGGGGCGGTTCCTCGACGGGGCGCTGGCGCAATACGCGGTGGAGCAGCCCATCGGGCTCGGCTATTCGAATGGGGCCAACATCTTGGCGAACCTCATGATTTCGGGGTGGGCCGGGGTGAAGCGGGCGGTGCTGATGCATCCGCTGATCCCGTTCGCGCCGGACTGGCCGGATCTCTCCGGTGTCTCGGTGCTGGTCACGGCAGGCGAGCGCGATCCGATCTGTCCGCCCGCGCTGACGCGGCAGCTCGTGGAGGGGCTGCGCGGCGCAGGGGCCGAGGTCGCGGAGCACTGGCATCCGGGCGGGCACGAGATCACGCAGGATGAAGTGGAGGCGGTGCGGGGCTGGCTTTAG
- a CDS encoding ring-cleaving dioxygenase yields MTPVNGLHHVTAIAGGAQKNLTFYRNTLGQRFVKKTVNFDDPGTYHLYYGDEVGNAGTIMTFFPWEHMRPGRKGAGQVILTSFSIPSGSMDFWTDRLGEPLRQDELFGERRAVFADPDGLEFALVEQVDDPRTPWETEEISADVAIRGFRGVTLGLRDGASTARILTEVFGYSEVGTENGVTRHTTTHSPTAETIDLEVDPQMPAGQEGAGSVHHVAFSVPDRAAQDAVRRALVEAGHQVTPQIDRDYFYAIYTRTPGGVLFEVATEEPGFTADEAKEALGTGLKLPTQHEHLRSRIEEVLPEIS; encoded by the coding sequence ATGACACCGGTCAACGGTCTCCACCACGTCACCGCCATCGCCGGTGGCGCCCAGAAAAACCTGACATTCTATAGGAATACGCTCGGCCAGCGCTTCGTGAAGAAGACGGTGAACTTCGACGATCCGGGCACCTATCACCTCTATTACGGTGACGAGGTCGGGAATGCCGGCACCATCATGACCTTCTTCCCCTGGGAGCATATGCGGCCCGGCCGGAAGGGCGCTGGCCAAGTCATTCTGACAAGCTTTTCCATCCCTTCCGGGTCTATGGATTTCTGGACGGACCGGCTCGGCGAACCGCTGCGGCAGGACGAGCTCTTCGGCGAGCGTCGCGCGGTTTTTGCCGACCCGGACGGCCTCGAATTCGCCCTTGTCGAGCAGGTAGATGATCCCAGAACCCCTTGGGAAACCGAGGAGATCTCCGCCGACGTCGCCATCCGCGGCTTCCGCGGCGTGACCCTCGGCCTGCGGGACGGCGCCTCGACCGCGCGCATCCTGACGGAGGTCTTCGGCTACAGCGAAGTCGGCACGGAGAACGGTGTAACCCGTCACACCACAACGCATTCGCCGACCGCGGAGACCATCGATCTGGAGGTCGATCCGCAAATGCCGGCAGGGCAGGAGGGTGCAGGCTCGGTCCACCATGTCGCCTTCTCCGTCCCCGACCGCGCCGCGCAGGACGCCGTTCGCCGTGCGCTTGTCGAGGCTGGACACCAGGTAACACCCCAGATCGACAGGGATTACTTCTACGCGATCTACACCCGCACGCCGGGGGGCGTCCTGTTCGAGGTGGCGACGGAGGAGCCGGGCTTCACTGCCGACGAGGCGAAGGAGGCGCTCGGCACCGGTCTCAAGCTGCCCACGCAGCACGAGCACCTGCGGTCGCGCATCGAAGAGGTTCTGCCGGAGATTTCATGA
- a CDS encoding YdhR family protein: protein MIRPAFLLPRPLGGLALVEALFRRPDTPAPDGSTRGWGERISSAVAKLLMRGIAAGYSAKSDPPQGPQGGPVMLHITFRYTDLPERFRREMDEAAPFLSHVPGLISKLWAEDGAGQAAGNYLFDCRRNARMYLDEIFARGPGADPRILDVSIRILDVLTGPSRMTRALP, encoded by the coding sequence GTGATCCGACCCGCATTCCTTCTGCCCCGGCCGCTTGGCGGGCTGGCGCTGGTGGAGGCGCTGTTTCGCCGCCCCGATACGCCCGCTCCTGACGGGTCTACGCGCGGGTGGGGCGAGCGGATTTCGTCCGCGGTGGCAAAGCTGCTGATGCGCGGGATCGCCGCGGGCTATTCCGCGAAGTCGGATCCGCCGCAGGGTCCGCAGGGCGGGCCGGTCATGCTGCACATCACCTTCCGCTACACCGACCTGCCGGAGCGGTTCCGGCGGGAGATGGACGAGGCGGCACCGTTCCTGTCCCACGTGCCGGGCCTGATCTCGAAGCTCTGGGCCGAGGACGGGGCCGGGCAGGCGGCGGGCAACTACCTCTTCGACTGCCGCCGCAACGCGCGGATGTATCTCGACGAGATCTTCGCGAGGGGGCCCGGTGCAGACCCGCGCATCCTCGACGTCTCGATCCGGATCCTAGACGTGCTCACGGGGCCGTCGCGGATGACGCGGGCTCTGCCTTGA
- a CDS encoding TetR/AcrR family transcriptional regulator produces the protein MDIETPPRRPAEERPSYHHGDLRRALLDEMAVVVREDGVDAVSLRALARRVGVAPSAAFRHFKDKRALFTAFATEALAGLVAKVREMQAAAPPGDKQFEAIGRAYITFAREDPGRFRAMCRRELIDVDDPDYRAGGETMDQLVFETLSTIAPHTVTPANETDGRGLLAWAAVHGLVTLALDGWIDEADPADPLGSPEVEEAFCHLGRILSPG, from the coding sequence ATGGACATCGAAACGCCCCCGCGCCGCCCTGCCGAAGAGCGCCCGAGCTACCACCACGGCGACCTGCGCCGCGCACTGCTCGATGAGATGGCGGTGGTCGTGCGCGAGGACGGCGTGGACGCGGTCAGCCTGCGGGCGCTGGCGCGACGGGTCGGCGTCGCCCCCTCCGCCGCCTTTCGCCACTTCAAGGACAAGCGCGCGCTCTTCACCGCCTTCGCGACCGAGGCGCTGGCCGGGCTCGTCGCCAAGGTGCGCGAGATGCAGGCCGCCGCCCCGCCGGGCGACAAGCAGTTCGAAGCGATCGGGCGGGCCTACATCACTTTCGCGCGCGAGGATCCGGGCCGTTTCCGCGCCATGTGCCGGCGCGAGCTGATCGACGTGGACGACCCCGACTACCGCGCGGGCGGCGAGACGATGGACCAGCTCGTCTTCGAGACGCTCAGCACCATCGCGCCCCATACCGTGACGCCCGCGAACGAGACCGACGGCCGCGGCCTGCTCGCCTGGGCGGCGGTGCACGGGCTCGTCACGCTCGCCCTCGACGGCTGGATCGACGAGGCCGATCCGGCGGACCCCCTGGGCTCTCCGGAGGTGGAGGAAGCCTTCTGTCACCTGGGCCGGATCCTCAGCCCCGGCTGA
- a CDS encoding acyl-CoA synthetase: MTEMATLADKISIETAMPVSQRWTAKTVYEQLSQTAEAYGDRPGLSFQIKSGPKDKAETLSWSEVHARVTQAANLFRKLGVGESDVVAYLLPNCNETAIALLGGATAGIVNPVNPLLEPHQIAAILRDTKAKVLVTLAPMPKTNVAELAAQAAAEAPNITHILEVDLTRYLTPPVSWIAKLIRPKATGGHKAKVLNFNAEMAKMNAGALDFEEPADDGVAAYFHTGGTTGMPKIAQHRHSGMIYNGWASNELLFSEKDVLLAPMPLFHVFAAYPILMTAVVSGAHMVMPTPQGYRGDGVFDNFWKLVERYRATFMVTVPTAAAALMQRKVDADVSSLTYALCGSAPLPVELFRRFEEATGVRILEGYGMTEATCLVSCNPATGERKIGSVGLPFPYTDVKILHCDEAGNVVKECGTDEVGEICVSNPGVSVGTTYTEASKNVGLFAGDYLRTGDLGRIDADGFIFITGRAKDLIIRGGHNIDPAIIEEALAGHKDVAFVGAIGQPDAHSGELPAAYVELVEGASTSEGELMAYAEEHIGERAAIPKHLEIMGELPKTAVGKIFKPDLRKAAITRIYDKALRDGGIEAHVAQVVEDKKRGLVAQLASENAAVTDDAVTQVLGRFARPWEWAAK, translated from the coding sequence ATGACGGAGATGGCGACACTCGCCGACAAGATCAGCATTGAAACAGCGATGCCGGTCAGCCAGCGCTGGACTGCGAAAACGGTCTACGAGCAGCTCAGCCAGACGGCGGAGGCTTATGGCGACCGCCCCGGCCTGAGCTTCCAGATCAAGTCCGGTCCGAAGGACAAGGCCGAGACGCTGAGCTGGTCCGAAGTGCACGCCAGGGTCACGCAGGCCGCCAACCTCTTCCGCAAGCTCGGCGTCGGCGAGAGCGACGTCGTCGCCTACCTGCTCCCCAACTGCAACGAGACCGCCATCGCGCTGCTCGGCGGGGCGACGGCGGGCATCGTGAACCCGGTCAACCCGCTGCTGGAGCCGCACCAGATCGCCGCCATCCTGCGCGACACGAAGGCCAAGGTCCTCGTCACCCTCGCGCCGATGCCGAAGACGAACGTGGCCGAGCTCGCCGCCCAGGCCGCGGCCGAGGCGCCGAACATCACCCATATCCTCGAGGTCGACCTCACCCGCTACCTCACGCCGCCCGTGTCCTGGATCGCCAAGCTGATCCGGCCGAAGGCGACCGGCGGGCACAAGGCGAAGGTCCTGAACTTCAACGCCGAAATGGCGAAGATGAACGCGGGCGCCCTCGATTTCGAGGAGCCGGCGGATGACGGCGTCGCCGCCTATTTCCACACCGGCGGCACCACCGGCATGCCGAAGATCGCCCAGCACCGCCATTCCGGCATGATCTACAACGGCTGGGCCTCCAACGAGCTCCTGTTCTCCGAGAAGGACGTGCTGCTCGCGCCCATGCCGCTCTTCCACGTCTTCGCGGCCTATCCGATCCTGATGACAGCAGTTGTGTCGGGCGCGCACATGGTGATGCCCACGCCGCAGGGCTATCGCGGCGACGGCGTGTTCGACAATTTCTGGAAGTTGGTGGAGCGCTACCGCGCGACCTTCATGGTCACCGTGCCCACCGCCGCCGCAGCCCTCATGCAGCGCAAGGTGGACGCCGACGTCTCCTCGCTCACCTACGCGCTCTGCGGCTCCGCCCCCCTGCCGGTCGAGCTCTTCCGCCGTTTCGAGGAGGCGACGGGCGTGCGCATCCTCGAGGGCTACGGCATGACCGAGGCGACCTGCCTCGTCAGCTGCAACCCCGCGACGGGCGAGCGCAAGATCGGCTCCGTCGGCCTGCCCTTCCCTTACACGGACGTGAAGATCCTGCACTGCGACGAGGCGGGCAACGTGGTGAAGGAGTGCGGGACCGACGAGGTCGGCGAGATCTGCGTCTCCAACCCTGGTGTCAGCGTCGGCACGACCTATACCGAGGCATCGAAAAATGTCGGCCTCTTCGCGGGCGACTACCTGCGCACCGGCGACCTCGGCCGGATCGACGCGGACGGCTTCATCTTCATCACGGGCCGGGCCAAGGACCTCATCATTCGCGGCGGGCACAACATCGACCCCGCGATCATCGAGGAGGCACTGGCCGGCCACAAGGACGTGGCCTTCGTCGGCGCGATCGGCCAGCCCGACGCGCATTCCGGCGAGCTTCCGGCGGCCTATGTGGAGCTCGTCGAGGGCGCCTCGACCTCCGAGGGCGAGCTGATGGCCTATGCCGAGGAGCATATCGGCGAGCGGGCCGCGATCCCCAAGCACCTGGAAATCATGGGCGAGCTCCCGAAGACCGCCGTAGGCAAGATCTTCAAGCCCGACCTGCGCAAGGCCGCGATCACCCGGATCTACGACAAGGCCCTGCGCGATGGCGGGATCGAGGCGCATGTCGCCCAGGTCGTCGAGGACAAGAAGCGCGGCCTCGTGGCCCAGCTCGCCTCGGAGAACGCCGCGGTGACCGACGACGCCGTGACCCAGGTCCTCGGCCGCTTCGCCCGGCCGTGGGAATGGGCCGCGAAGTAA
- a CDS encoding SDR family oxidoreductase has translation MARFDGKRILITGGTSGIGLATAKRIVEEGGEVGVTGRSQAHLDEAGRSLPSGSLVLKNDAASPEEAKELAEKVADSMGRIDGLFLNAGFGKFGPVEDMTADFVDAQFDVNVRGPVLHMAHLKPHLAEGASVLVTSSVAPYLGQAPGAVYAATKGAVTAMVRSWARDLSESGRRCNAIAPGPIETNFFEGMGIPEDQVEALAGQIKSQVPLGRFGTDAEVAAVACFLLSDDASYVTGSEYVVDGGMVMR, from the coding sequence ATGGCCAGATTCGACGGAAAGCGCATTCTCATCACCGGCGGGACCAGCGGCATCGGCCTCGCCACCGCGAAGCGGATCGTCGAGGAAGGCGGGGAGGTCGGCGTCACCGGCCGCAGCCAGGCGCATCTCGACGAGGCGGGGCGCAGCCTACCCTCGGGCTCCCTCGTGCTGAAGAACGACGCCGCCTCGCCGGAGGAGGCGAAGGAGCTGGCCGAAAAGGTCGCCGACAGCATGGGCCGGATCGACGGCCTGTTCCTGAACGCGGGCTTCGGCAAGTTCGGCCCCGTCGAGGACATGACCGCCGATTTCGTGGACGCCCAGTTCGACGTGAACGTGCGCGGCCCGGTCCTGCACATGGCGCATCTGAAACCGCACCTCGCCGAGGGCGCCTCGGTCCTCGTGACCTCCTCGGTCGCACCCTATCTCGGCCAGGCCCCCGGCGCGGTCTACGCCGCCACCAAGGGGGCGGTGACGGCCATGGTACGGAGCTGGGCCCGCGACCTTTCCGAAAGCGGACGGCGCTGCAACGCCATCGCCCCAGGCCCGATCGAGACCAATTTCTTCGAAGGCATGGGCATCCCCGAGGATCAGGTCGAGGCGCTCGCCGGCCAGATCAAGTCCCAGGTCCCGCTCGGCCGCTTCGGCACCGACGCGGAGGTCGCCGCGGTCGCCTGCTTCCTGCTCTCGGACGACGCATCTTATGTCACCGGCTCGGAATACGTGGTCGACGGCGGGATGGTGATGCGCTGA
- a CDS encoding HdaA/DnaA family protein — MSAVQLPLALPARTALGRDAFFVSTSNAAALAMVDDWANWPGGKLAVTGGAGSGKTHLAHVWAEATGAPVIEAAALTEAEVPALAAGGFAAVEGVDALAELEDPRPREAALFHLHNMLAATGGRLLVTGQGAPLTWRLATADLASRLQSAAHVALGAPDDALLMAVIVKVATDRQMEIDPRLPEFLARRLDRSLSMVARTVETLDAAALARRRRITVPFAREVLGL; from the coding sequence GTGAGCGCGGTCCAGCTGCCGCTGGCGCTGCCGGCGCGCACGGCGCTGGGGCGCGATGCCTTCTTCGTCTCCACCAGCAATGCCGCGGCGCTCGCCATGGTCGACGACTGGGCGAACTGGCCGGGCGGCAAGCTGGCGGTGACCGGGGGGGCGGGCTCGGGCAAGACCCATCTCGCCCATGTCTGGGCCGAGGCGACGGGCGCGCCGGTGATCGAGGCGGCGGCCCTGACCGAGGCGGAGGTGCCCGCGCTCGCCGCCGGAGGCTTCGCCGCGGTCGAGGGCGTCGATGCGCTGGCCGAGCTCGAGGATCCGCGCCCGCGGGAGGCGGCGCTCTTTCACCTGCACAACATGCTTGCGGCCACCGGCGGGCGGCTGCTGGTGACGGGGCAGGGCGCGCCGCTCACCTGGCGGCTGGCGACGGCGGATCTCGCCTCGCGGCTGCAATCCGCGGCGCATGTGGCGCTGGGCGCGCCGGACGACGCACTGCTGATGGCGGTGATCGTGAAGGTCGCGACCGACCGGCAGATGGAGATCGACCCCCGCCTGCCGGAGTTCCTGGCCCGCCGTCTCGACCGGTCGCTGTCCATGGTGGCGCGGACGGTCGAGACGCTGGACGCTGCGGCGCTGGCCCGCCGCCGCCGGATCACTGTGCCCTTCGCGCGCGAGGTGTTGGGGCTCTAG
- a CDS encoding AI-2E family transporter: MALSTGEQLRYWGVGAVAFILFLWLVGDTLLPFLVGMTIAYFLDPVADRLEAVGFSRLWATVVITAGLLFTTTMVLVLLIPVAVDQTQALIEVAPSYAETLREGLAVRFPDLLEEGSALRDAINTTTQTLRDRIPTIANQILASGLAVFDFFVLLVVAPVVAFYMLMDWDRMIAKIDGWLPREHRPTIRRLAGQVDDVLAGFVRGQLTVCLILGTFYAIALTVIGLQFGLIIGLFAGLISFIPFVGSITGGALSVGVALFQFWGDPIWIVVVLAIFIVGQMVEGNVLTPKLVGESVSLHPVWLMFALAAFGSLMGFTGLMIAVPIAAVIGVLARFGLEQYMKGRLYRGPDGS; encoded by the coding sequence ATGGCACTGAGCACCGGCGAGCAGTTGCGCTACTGGGGAGTGGGCGCGGTCGCCTTCATCCTCTTCCTGTGGCTGGTGGGCGATACGCTGCTGCCCTTCCTGGTGGGCATGACCATCGCCTACTTCCTCGATCCCGTGGCGGACCGGCTGGAGGCGGTGGGCTTCTCCCGACTGTGGGCGACGGTGGTGATCACGGCAGGGCTGCTCTTTACCACGACGATGGTGCTGGTGCTGCTGATCCCGGTGGCCGTCGATCAGACGCAGGCGCTGATCGAGGTCGCACCCTCCTATGCCGAGACGCTGCGGGAAGGCCTCGCCGTCCGCTTCCCGGACCTGCTGGAGGAAGGCAGCGCGCTGCGCGATGCGATCAACACCACGACGCAGACGTTGCGCGACCGGATCCCGACGATCGCGAACCAGATCCTCGCCTCGGGCCTCGCGGTCTTCGACTTCTTCGTGCTGCTGGTGGTGGCGCCGGTCGTCGCCTTCTACATGCTGATGGACTGGGACCGGATGATCGCGAAGATCGACGGGTGGCTGCCGCGGGAGCATCGGCCGACGATCCGCCGCCTCGCGGGGCAGGTGGACGACGTGCTGGCGGGCTTCGTGCGCGGGCAGCTTACGGTCTGCCTGATCCTCGGCACGTTCTACGCCATCGCGCTGACGGTGATCGGCCTGCAGTTCGGGCTGATCATCGGGCTTTTTGCGGGGCTCATCTCCTTCATCCCCTTCGTGGGGTCGATCACCGGCGGGGCGCTGTCGGTGGGGGTGGCGCTCTTCCAGTTCTGGGGCGATCCGATCTGGATCGTGGTCGTGCTCGCCATCTTCATCGTCGGGCAGATGGTGGAGGGGAATGTCCTGACGCCGAAGCTCGTGGGTGAGTCCGTCAGCCTGCATCCCGTCTGGCTGATGTTCGCGCTCGCCGCCTTCGGCTCGCTGATGGGCTTCACGGGGCTGATGATCGCGGTGCCGATCGCGGCGGTGATCGGCGTGCTCGCCCGCTTCGGGCTGGAGCAGTACATGAAGGGCCGGCTCTATCGCGGCCCGGACGGGTCGTGA
- a CDS encoding metal-dependent hydrolase, translating into MRITWLGHSGFRIEIADQVLLVDPWLTGNPLFAEAERGRAIEEATLILLSHGHGDHASDVLAISQELGIPIAGIFDLMSWWEETEDVPTIGFNKGGTIRVGEVAITMVNAVHSSSVATPDGPLYAGAECGFMIAGEGKTIYFSGDTDVMADMEVFEALHQPQIGILAAGGHFTMDMKRAAFAAKMFFNFETVIPCHYQTFEVLEQSAEALKKGLPNVNVIEPEVMRPITL; encoded by the coding sequence ATGAGAATCACGTGGCTCGGCCATTCCGGTTTCCGGATCGAGATCGCGGACCAGGTGCTGCTGGTCGATCCCTGGCTGACGGGCAACCCGCTCTTTGCCGAGGCAGAGCGCGGTCGCGCGATCGAGGAGGCGACGCTGATCCTGCTCAGCCACGGGCACGGCGATCATGCCTCGGATGTGCTCGCGATCTCGCAGGAGCTAGGCATTCCCATCGCGGGCATCTTCGACCTGATGAGCTGGTGGGAGGAGACGGAGGACGTGCCCACCATCGGCTTCAACAAGGGCGGCACGATCCGGGTGGGCGAGGTGGCGATCACCATGGTGAACGCGGTCCACTCCTCCTCCGTCGCCACGCCGGACGGGCCGCTCTATGCGGGCGCGGAGTGCGGCTTCATGATCGCGGGGGAGGGCAAGACGATCTACTTCTCCGGCGACACGGACGTGATGGCCGACATGGAGGTGTTCGAGGCGCTGCATCAGCCGCAGATCGGCATCCTCGCGGCCGGGGGTCACTTCACCATGGACATGAAGCGGGCGGCGTTCGCGGCGAAGATGTTCTTCAACTTCGAGACGGTGATCCCCTGCCACTACCAGACCTTCGAGGTGTTGGAGCAGTCGGCGGAGGCGCTGAAGAAGGGCCTGCCCAACGTCAACGTCATCGAGCCCGAGGTGATGCGGCCGATCACGCTCTAG
- a CDS encoding DUF4087 domain-containing protein, which translates to MLTTIALILMLAQLSGAEQFCGWYVNPTPGNHWLVDADGTWTLSTQGGERVPGFDALPETSFDFAGEWRPSFVELGNGDVVAHPSYGRGCACIAAARGEIAGTLRRIDTLEPLPLVRCDADPALPDIE; encoded by the coding sequence ATGCTAACAACGATCGCTCTGATCCTGATGCTGGCACAGCTCAGCGGCGCCGAGCAGTTCTGCGGCTGGTACGTGAACCCCACGCCGGGCAATCACTGGCTGGTCGATGCCGACGGCACATGGACCTTGTCCACGCAGGGCGGAGAGCGCGTTCCCGGCTTCGACGCCCTGCCCGAGACCTCGTTCGATTTCGCCGGGGAATGGCGGCCGTCTTTCGTGGAACTCGGGAACGGCGACGTGGTCGCACACCCCTCCTATGGGCGTGGATGCGCCTGCATCGCCGCCGCTCGGGGAGAGATAGCGGGCACGTTGCGCCGGATCGACACGCTAGAGCCTCTTCCGCTCGTGCGATGCGATGCCGACCCTGCCCTACCGGACATCGAGTGA
- a CDS encoding ceramidase domain-containing protein — protein MDGLTQQFDGYCERTDFTFWSEPLNAVTNAAFLIAALLVWRLARREGRMEWGIATLMIILTAIGIGSFLFHTFATAWAAAADVFPIMLYILVYLWLATVRMLNLPWWAGLVAVVLFFPYSAAVATAVETASGGLNGSEGYVPTLLLIAAYGLFLLGRKPETGRGLLIGSGILALSLTARTVDEALCDVFPIGTHIFWHILNGVMLGWMIVVMMRHDAAYPPDDPDPAEDAARRQAA, from the coding sequence ATGGACGGCCTCACCCAGCAATTCGACGGCTATTGCGAACGCACCGACTTCACCTTCTGGTCGGAGCCGCTGAATGCCGTCACCAACGCGGCCTTCCTGATCGCAGCCCTCCTCGTCTGGCGCCTCGCCCGGCGAGAGGGGCGGATGGAATGGGGGATCGCTACCCTGATGATCATCCTGACAGCGATCGGCATCGGCTCGTTCCTGTTCCACACCTTCGCGACGGCCTGGGCCGCGGCGGCGGACGTGTTCCCGATCATGCTCTACATCCTGGTCTACCTGTGGCTCGCCACGGTGCGGATGCTGAACCTGCCCTGGTGGGCGGGCTTAGTGGCGGTGGTGCTGTTCTTCCCCTATTCCGCAGCGGTTGCCACGGCGGTCGAGACCGCGAGCGGCGGGCTCAACGGATCGGAAGGCTACGTGCCGACCCTCCTGCTGATCGCGGCCTACGGCCTCTTCCTGCTCGGCCGCAAGCCCGAGACGGGGCGCGGCCTGCTGATCGGCTCGGGCATCCTCGCCCTGTCGCTGACGGCCCGCACGGTGGACGAGGCGCTCTGCGACGTGTTCCCGATCGGCACCCACATCTTCTGGCACATCCTGAACGGCGTCATGCTGGGCTGGATGATCGTCGTGATGATGCGTCACGACGCGGCCTACCCGCCGGACGACCCCGACCCGGCCGAGGACGCCGCCCGCCGCCAGGCCGCCTGA